The genomic region tttattagaaataaagaggaaatacaaagaagaaagaggagggagGTGGGAAGGATGCGAGAACACAATTTTAAGtaggttttattttctatttttttattttcaatttttgaacaCATGATAAGAGCCTAAATGGCAAGCGGAGTACCAAGGTGCTCAAGCTCAAACAACAATAAAGTCATATCTCACTAcgcattctaaaaatctcatttggcactttaaactttctataattagaaaaaaaaaatacacttacaaggagtgtataatgagattttggagtgttaataatagTTTCATTCTCTAAGAGATGCTATTGTTTTCCAATTTGAATTTAGACCgcacaagagagagagagtgattaAATTTGAAAAGTAATTAAAATTCAGTAATTGGAAGAGCTTCATCATAGTTTGGTGTTGCTCGAGCTTTTCCCTAACATCATGTTCCTACATAAACACCAAAATCAACGGAGTTCAACGAGGATCGGATACGTAATACGGACTATACTTTGAGCTTCTCTTTTTATCAATCTATACTTCTcacaattgtatttttctttctgattATAGGAAGTTTAGAGTGcggaatgagatttttggagtgtcaataacaattcatttttttttttttttttgtcaatataaTCGATAAGTATGTGGCAAGACATGatttgttggtttttaattctttaaatGTAACTTTACACTAGGATTAAGTCTTTCAATTATAATTTGTCCACCATGTGACTTTACCATAATCTCTTGAAAAACCTAGCAAAGCTTACACCCAAACCAACCTCTACTCATTCCGGCTGACTTGTCACCTCCTTATTGGCGGAACTACAAAAACTCCACGTCATAAACTCATATTCAATTAACAATAAAGAGAAAATTTCATCCACATCGTCGCCTCGACAGGATCTAATTGTTAGACAGCAAATCGCGAGGGAGTGCGAAGCAGATCAGACTTTCCTTGGAAATGGCGGAAGAACCCAAAACGTTGTCGTCCAGCTTGCAACCTTCTTCTACACCGAATTCCCCCGAAGAAACTCTGAAGAAATCGCAGGTTCATAAATCTCAATCCGAATTTCCCAATTTCTGCAAACAATTTTCAATCCTAGGGTTCTTTCCTTCAATTGAAAAGGAAAAGCATGCAAATTGGTGTTTAAAAGCTTCAATCCAATAAGGGTTTTTGATTTCTTATCCTATTTCGAATTAATGCCGCCTATCAATTTTGGCTTTCCAGCTTTCGTTTTTCCTCTtacttgatttcttctttaaGCTATTTattcagtgtgtgtgtgtgtgtgtgtgtgtgtgtgtgtgtgtgtgtgtgtcattGACAAATTGTTTGGATTGCAATTATTTTCTTTGGTAGCTAGGAcattataaaaatatgtttcTCGGGGAGGGATGGGGGTTTAGTAAATAGATTGTAGTTAAAAAACTCTGGGTTTTCAACCGAATTatgaagaaaatttaaaatgctGTGGATGGGGGATTTTCTGCTTTTAATGACAATATTCACGGATCACCGTGAACGATTATCATTGttagctttttgtttttgtttattcccTATGTGCTTAATAGTAAGATTTTTTGGGTTATTGTACGTATAGGAAATTGGAGTTCttctgaattttttattttttttgttttggtataAATTTGTTGAGATTATGCATTTTTGTCACCGTCATGTTAATTAGTAGAAATAATTTCTTGGTCTTTTCTTGATTGGCCTGTATCGACTTTCGTTCTAACCTTATTTTGTGCTTGCAAGAAAACGGAGCTCTGAGTGTTTTAAACGTGCCTTTCCTTTTGTCGTTGAGTGGTTATGCATAGGCGAGTGAGGAAAATGCACGGACTTCGTAAttcttatttatgttttatttttctgaacATTAAACAATTGAGTAAACCTTCTCTATTTCAAAAATTCTCTATATCCAAGCTAATTTAGTATTTTAAAGAATGGATGGATGGTGGAAAGATGAAAACACACATTTCCGGAGAGCATCTTATGTTTGTAGTTGAAGGACTGGTATTATGGAGCATAATTCATAGTTGTGGAGGCAGAAACAAGTGTATAATTATATAGCAAGGCAACTATAATTTGTACTGCTATCTAAAAATACATTATCGTGAAAATATGATAACCCTTTGATAATTTGATATCAGTAGTGTGGTTGATGGATAGGGTTTTTTTTAAGCTTTCTCCTCATCCTTTCATAAcctgtttgtttttccttttgaagATAATCCTTTGGTCACTCATTGAAGCAAATATATCTTTCTTTAATATGTGTTCGATAATTGTACAATAGCCATATCAATGTGGAAGCTTCTTTTTTCTGCATTTTCCATTGAAAAGGAAAAGTAATGCAGACTAATGCTTCTAAagtttttagtagtttaaagaAATAGTATGTGCATGCTCTTTGTGATGGCATTAATGCGGTGGCTTTGGCTATGTTCCAATTCACTTTTTGACTTCTTTTTCAGGTTCCAGCACTCTCTGGGCTTCCATCTTTCCCAAATGGTGATTTTCTGATGTTACCAGTCATGTATCCTCTTCTTGTTCCTGGGTTAAATCCTTCGCAAGATCAGGAGCAAATGAACCGTGGAGCAGGCATTTATGCTGTTCCTGTTCACCCATTTATGGGCCCAGTTACAGGAGCTCCATTAAACACTCTTATTCCTCTTACCTACAACATACCCACGTAAGTATGTCAATGGTACTCAAGTTAATTTCACCGTGACACAATCTTCTAATTCTAAACCATCATAATGATGTTTAACCATGATTTTAACATAGTAAAAATTCACTTTCCGACCTAGCATGATAGGTTATAGTAAGGAGCCTTATGCTGATTATCCTTATTTTCTTACCATGAATGTATGGGTCCCTCAGAGCTAGAGCAAGTCCAGAGGTTGGCACTGTAGGGGAGCAGCAAGGCCAAGAgggacaacaacaacaacaacaacaacgtcAACAGCCTGGACCTCAGAGACAAGTTGTTGTTAGGagatttcagattgcatttcagcTTGATGTGTTGCTTATTATAAAGCTTGCAGCTGTAATATTTCTGTTCAACCAAGATGGATCTAGACAAAGGCTGGTTCTCCTTGTGATTTTCGCTTCAATTGTCTATTTGTAAGTAACTGAACTTATAAACATTTTTAATATGAGGAGATTTATGTTATCTCGCTACTAATATAATATGTgacttttgtgattttttttaattaagaaaaaagcTAAAGTTGGGTTCTTCTGTAATTGACTTTCTTTTGACCAAAAATACTATTGGAAATTTCATGGATGGAAGCTGGATTTCGATGATTTGATGATGTTGGATGTTGCAGATATCAAACTGGCTCGCTCACACCATTAGTACGATGGCTTTCTCAAGGCATGCATAGGGCAGCTGTGCCCCCCCATCCGCCCAGGGCTGCCAGGGCCGGGAATGTTCCTCCTAATGCAAGGCAGGGTGTTGACAATGCTGCTTTGGCAGgtaattttgtttgttgtatGCTGAGTGTGACATGTGCTTTGGATGACACTTTCACATATTGCAGTTCACAATGAAGATGCATATTACTTTCTGGATAACAATTTTGTTTGTCGTATGCTGGTGTTTTCGTATGGAAAGGTGTTTTAAATTAGGTTTAGTTTAGCCTCAACCCTTTCGGAGGGTTGGTGGAGGTGGATATTGGTGGGGCTTTAGACCAAACTTAACAGTAAAAGAAAGCATGAGGGCCTGTTGGATTACCATTTGgtttttgcttttaatttttgtcttaGTGATAGAGGGGAAATACATAAGGGAAAGGcacacaaaaatgaaaactaaaagccaaaaaccaaaatctttttaagttgttttcacTTTCAAGATTTTGTTCTCACTTGTTCCTTATTCTTCTACATCTCTCCCACCAACCTTCTTCGCCTCCCACTTCCCCTATGTATTTCTTATCCCAATCACAAAaagtgaaaaccaaaaaccaaaaccaaaaagcgAAATGATTACCAAATGAGTCCtaagatttttctttttggttacaAGATGGGTTGAACCTAGGATCTATCCTCAATCCCACCTGATGCCACTTGATTTTCGAGGTTCTTGGGTTGGTCATTGAATACGTGGTTGTAATCCTATTTGTTTGACAAGATTGTAGGGCATTCcctcaaataataaaaaattaaacaaataaaatataaatgaaaaattatattgtgGACTTTTGTGCATGATGCATCCCTGTAACATCATTGGTAGGCGCACGCATATctagtttgaactttgaaggaCTCTACTATTCTTCCTGAATACCGATGAACCATATCACTCTTTGCTGTTTATTTAGGTCATATTTTGCTTATCTTTACTAACAGTACAAAATGTGTCATACAATTTATGGCAGATGGACAGCCTGGGGCTGGGAACGATATTCGGCCTGTAGATGAAGGAAATCCAGCAGCAGAGAATGAGAATGCCCCGGCAGCTGATGGAGCCAATGGTGGTCACCAGTGGTGGGGAATTGTTAAAGAGATTCAGATGATCGTTTTCGGTTTCATCACTTCACTTCTTCCAGGTTTTCATAATATGGATTAGATATTTACGTTATAAGACGCTGGCGAGAATGCCTTTTAAGAGAAGCACAAGTGAGATGTGAGTATAACTTATAATTCTCTCTGTATTTGGTGGTGCTGTATCCCCAATTGGGTGAGGGGTGGGGGTGCTTTTGAGTTTCCCTTCCAACACTTACGGTTTACCTCTCTAGTTGCTTAATCTTTCGTCTGACTAGCAGTCCTCTTGTATTTTGATACATTGAGTTTTACTAATTACATAGTTTCTGTTTCGTGCTCATTGAATTTACTAACGAAATACGCCAATCTGAAACGCAACTACGGGAATGCTGAAGCGAAATATTCTCCCAGCGCTTTCCAACGAATTTTGATACTAACAAATGCcaaaagaaagaggaaattgtagcaatggccctttaactttaactcaattggagtaatggttgcttaactaaaaattcatgatcattggtcccttcactcatcaaaacgtgtaactATGTTCTTTTTCGTCACTTCTAAAAAGGAGCAAGGCAGCGTTATATGCCACTACTAGGCTGTAGGGCTTGGCACATAATTCCCTTAAACTTGTTGAACTATCAAATCACTAAAGCATCATCCCAATATGCTGAGTAACCGGATTGTGTAGCAAAATTCATTGACATTGCACTCCTTATAatacatttggattcaaaggTTATTACAGAAATTCATATGTACACGTCTGTCATAGCGACTGCCAAAACTGGATAGCGTAAGAGAAGAGAAATGAACGAACTGAATTTATTTTGGCACTAAATGAATAGATAAATACAAAACCTATATACAGGTTACAGTaaataacacacacctcacatcTCTGACAAAAGGTTGCTGATCTTCCGAAGCTCTGTTAGAGCTGCCATGGCCGTAACTTGTCCTTTGCCGACTAAAGTGTTTTTTGATAAGTTCTCCAACGACCCAACCTGAACACCCTGATCTTGCTGCAAAACAGACTCAATAACCTGCCAGATATGGTTAGTTAAGAATCAATGATGCAGATATAAAAGATGATATGGTTAGTAGTGTCGTTCGgagcaacttttttttttaaacccta from Pyrus communis chromosome 4, drPyrComm1.1, whole genome shotgun sequence harbors:
- the LOC137730871 gene encoding uncharacterized protein, with amino-acid sequence MAEEPKTLSSSLQPSSTPNSPEETLKKSQVPALSGLPSFPNGDFLMLPVMYPLLVPGLNPSQDQEQMNRGAGIYAVPVHPFMGPVTGAPLNTLIPLTYNIPTARASPEVGTVGEQQGQEGQQQQQQQRQQPGPQRQVVVRRFQIAFQLDVLLIIKLAAVIFLFNQDGSRQRLVLLVIFASIVYLYQTGSLTPLVRWLSQGMHRAAVPPHPPRAARAGNVPPNARQGVDNAALADGQPGAGNDIRPVDEGNPAAENENAPAADGANGGHQWWGIVKEIQMIVFGFITSLLPGFHNMD